Proteins encoded in a region of the Acipenser ruthenus chromosome 54, fAciRut3.2 maternal haplotype, whole genome shotgun sequence genome:
- the LOC117398120 gene encoding interferon-induced very large GTPase 1-like — translation MSSETSVPGEGAQEAELQVEMKKTAVSQITHFAEDTREVPSTERTLDATPITPNPEDQDKPQGPADTSPVTSTGQGIQSMPASRFLCTKPSPPGEIKIDSVEIDYVSLSWDSPVGIDGIPHSFKITFCSSDKSHQDEAIAPFNSTVISKLRPGREYSFTVTTVLENGTQSTPVSTSVCTKTLQKYLHDLGLDQNFKTKLTLSDVLQIGTGSITEEPILSAESLPHSFLKTLMMVNVKARSIRCSAAESETNTASSDFKISDIMADNDNDEDNVINPLDLITAVLLCTDSFFQQEIMSKMSMCQFAVPLLLPNCDTNQCTLMLWAMRDIVKEWRPSSPPETKGFVENSIVSTAMPLISFVRLGDCSLSKSQILNQVLSNPHQYHDIFVHRNMDCGDVRRRISNGLAEISWYLPCGNKNIDVFPEPVSIANIRGDVSSFQTQFCFLMQSSAAVFLFFNNIGETEYKLLVSLKTIKDRLFLVFNSEVKSKQETLKHMDKIKSELQLQKRQFLVKNRKINDADFVKNLRSTVESIIRNRPHKIKIEDMTAIAKEFGIAIDEESTECQTGKQRAAAITAKIAKIDNVLRFKKKQLPLQDEDWKKLAKLEKEECRLQKAGEKRIEDYKCQLQKEIKELREKQNKHDLTEAMKCFICAISNSNKQKRSFFLKWLKLKLDDKAREKLSDLRNQYKKLCNAEHLRENKIKITELDQQISNSSLGIEHFMREIGQIYEAAWSKGSHQQFPYLSSLGADLLLDGFPLELLDGDASNIPVRWVADVLTKLHEKVQHKSRLLVVTVLGVQSTGKSTLLNTMFGVQFAVSSGRCTRGAFMLLIRVKEDLKEELNCDFILVIDTEGLKSPELAELEDSYEHDNELATLVVGLSDITIINIAMENSTEMKDILQIVVHAFLRMKEVGKKPNCQFLHQNVGDVSAHDNNARDRKKLLQQLNEMTQVAARMEKLDPNIQFTDVVEYDPEHSNWYIPGLWHGIPPMAPVNTGYSESVYEFKKSLIEVLKSCKYQTLPEFLEWMKSLWKAVKHENFIFSFRNSLVAEAYSNLCVEYGKWEWDFQKHMYNWLATAETRISNTKNKSSNLDEFLNRLQDELESQENTTLDKLTKYYESKDGRVNLVESYRAAFEISIKTLRTEIKNSVTNKLTAAIDFQKGMKKVHDAYGKHKAILEERVLKLLGDCRKINEGLPEEQLKKEFEKMWEETVKGLDFKDLEKRDIVGDVYNQLRKQLKTHAVSVNMVLNEATDLTEYGKTHFNVTDGHFDRAWYKKHLSDNMRLSTHPKEEAEAWVKSITEQCTEFVSHKKSSKTDYHETYTRELLEMLDVKLKEIKKLNTNTQFEVDLKLHICGFAAREFQQMHEDFIVVNDPRKHLENSRQQYCSDFTDLYHEKDQSRKKAEEFTERCLKPAVREYINKALGIDIQDEMLTGADSVKYSTRSYFQHSILREFLEENHFKNFYFYCTDYEGFVKGWILNRIIDQFSNSKALSDLEVKRFEVITKKIQGAIEKEKNKTLTKSETIFMFVKNICSNLNSDIVISTDNLGLTLIQDSANTDEFTGYLQGCVNDMKNSLSAEFSQGCDIKKKLNSLPFKPQDELFKRVFGCGKQCPFCKVPCEAGGQDHKEHHASVHRPKGLGMYKYERSGKLVETICTSDVYSESTFQNSDTEWKFHPCKDYRKFYPDWNIAPDPSIEASDYWKYVLTTFNEEFAEVYEAKPADAPAEWRNITKERAVKSINEVYNMK, via the exons ATGTCATCAGAGACGAGCGTGCCAGGTGAGGGGGCTCAAGAGGCTGAACTCCAGGTAGAAATGAAGAAAACGGCGGTCAGCCAAATCACTCACTTTGCTGAGGACACCAGAGAAGTGCCCAGCACAGAGAGAACTCTGGACGCTACACCCATCACCCCAAATCCTGAAGACCAGGACAAACCTCAGGGTCCAGCAGACACCTCGCCTGTCACCTCTACTGGTCAAGGGATCCAAAGCATGCCTGCTTCAAGATTTCTCTGTACaa AACCATCTCCTCCTGGAGagataaagatagactcagtggAAATTGATTATGTTTCTCTGAGCTGGGACAGTCCTGTTGGTATAGATGGGATCCCACACAGCTTCAAAATAACTTTCTGCAGCTCTGATAAGAGTCACCAAGATGAAGCCATTGCACCCTTcaattccactgtcatctctaagctgagacctgggagagagtacagcttcacagtcaccacagtgcTGGAAAATGGAACCCAGAGCACACCTGTTTCAACATCTGTCTGCACAA AAACTCTACAGAAATATCTGCATGATCTAGGACTGGACCAGAACTTCAAAACCAAACTTACCTTGAGTGATGTCCTTCAGATTGGTACAGGAAGTATAACAGAAGAACCAATTCTGTCAGCAGAATCTCTTCCACATTCCTTTCTGAAAACCCTCATGATGGTGAATGTAAAAGCAAGAAGCATCAGATGCAGTGCTGCTGAGTCAGAAACAAACACAGCATCGTCTGATTTTAAAATCAGTGATATTATGgctgataatgataatgatgaagATAATGTAATCAATCCACTAGATCTTATCACAGCTGTCTTGCTGTGCACTGACAGCTTCTTCCAGCAGGAAATTATGTCAAAAATGTCGATGTGCCAGTTTGCTGTACCTCTCTTGCTACCAAATTGTGACACTAATCAGTGTACATTAATGCTGTGGGCCATGCGAGACATTGTGAAGGAGTGGAGGCCCTCCTCACCACCAGAGACAAAGGGGTTTGTAGAAAACAGTATAGTCAGCACTGCCATGCCATTGATCTCTTTTGTCAGGCTGGGTGACTGCAGTTTATCAAAGTCTCAGATTCTGAACCAGGTTCTCAGTAACCCCCATCAGTACCATGATATCTTTGTCCATCGCAATATGGATTGTGGAGATGTTAGACGGAGGATATCTAATGGTTTAGCTGAGATCAGTTGGTACCTTCCCTGTGGAaacaaaaatattgatgtttttcCTGAACCAGTATCCATTGCTAACATACGTGGAGATGTCAGTTCTTttcaaacacagttttgttttttaatgcaatcTTCAGCAGCAGTTTTCctattttttaataacataggGGAAACAGAGTACAAGTTACTGGTTTCCCTTAAAACTATTAAAGACagattgtttttggtttttaattcTGAGGTTAAATCAAAGCAGGAAACCCTGAAACACATGGACAAAATAAAATCAGAGTTACAGTTACAAAAAAGACAGTTCTTGGTTAAGAACAGAAAGATCAATGATGCAGACTTTGTAAAGAACCTTCGCTCTACAGTGGAAAGCATCATACGAAATAGGCCACATAAAATCAAAATAGAAGACATGACTGCTATAGCAAAGGAATTTGGAATTGCTATAGATGAAGAGAGCACTGAATGTCAGACAGGAAAACAACGTGCTGCAGCGATCACAGCCAAAATAGCCAAAATAGACAATGTTCTGCGATTTAAGAAGAAACAGCTACCATTGCAAGATGAAGACTGGAAGAAACTGGCCAAATTAGAGAAGGAGGAGTGCAGACTACAAAAAGCAGGAGAGAAGCGAATTGAAGACTATAAGTGTCAACTCCAGAAAGAAATAAAGGAACTgcgagaaaaacaaaacaagcatgatTTAACTGaagcaatgaaatgtttcatATGTGCTATAtcaaattcaaacaaacaaaaaagatcaTTTTTTCTTAAGTGGTTGAAGCTGAAATTGGATGATAAAGCACGAGAAAAACTTTCTGATCTCcgaaatcaatacaaaaaactatGTAATGCAGAGCActtaagagaaaataaaataaaaattacagagTTGGATCAGCAAATCTCAAACAGCTCTTTAGGAATTGAGCATTTCATGCGTGAAATTGGGCAGATTTATGAAGCAGCGTGGTCTAAAGGATCTCATCAGCAATTTCCATATCTTTCCAGTTTGGGGGCAGATCTGCTGTTGGATGGCTTCCCTCTTGAGCTGCTGGATGGAGATGCATCAAATATCCCTGTAAGGTGGGTGGCTGATGTTTTAACAAAACTCCATGAGAAAGTTCAGCACAAAAGCAGGCTGCTGGTTGTAACAGTGTTGGGAGTTCAAAGCACTGGGAAGTCTACCCTCCTCAACACAATGTTTGGGGTTCAGTTTGCAGTTAGCAGTGGCAGATGCACAAGAGGAGCCTTCATGCTGTTAATCAGAGTCAAAGAGGATCTTAAAGAAGAGCTGAACTGTGATTTTATCTTGGTAATCGACACTGAAGGTCTCAAATCTCCAGAGCTGGCAGAACTAGAAGACAGCTATGAACATGACAATGAGCTTGCAACACTGGTTGTAGGTTTGAGTGACATCACCATAATAAACATCGCAATGGAGAACTCCACAGAGATGAAGGATATCCTACAGATCGTGGTGCACGCCTTTCTTAGAATGAAGGAAGTGGGAAAGAAACCAAACTGTCAGTTTCTGCACCAGAATGTGGGGGACGTGTCTGCTCATGACAACAATGCAAGGGACAGAAAAAAGCTTTTACAACAACTGAATGAGATGACACAGGTAGCTGCCAGGATGGAAAAGCTAGATCCCAACATACAATTCACAGATGTTGTGGAGTATGATCCTGAACACAGTAACTGGTACATCCCAGGCCTGTGGCATGGTATTCCACCAATGGCTCCAGTGAACACAGGTTACAGTGAAAGTGTATATGAGTTCAAGAAGAGCTTGATTGAGGTGTTAAAAAGCTGCAAATACCAAACTCTTCCAGAGTTCTTGGAGTGGATGAAAAGTTTGTGGAAAGCCGTTAAACATGAGAACTTCATCTTCAGCTTCAGAAATAGTCTAGTGGCTGAGGCTTACAGTAATCTGTGTGTTGAATATGGTAAATGGGAATGGGACTTCCAAAAGCACATGTACAACTGGCTGGCAACTGCTGAGACAAGAATTTCAAATACCAAAAACAAGTCGTCAAACCTTGATGAGTTTCTCAACAGATTACAAGATGAGCTGGAATCACAAGAAAATACAACTCTGGATAAATTGACTAAATACTATGAAAGTAAGGATGGACGTGTTAACCTTGTAGAAAGCTACAGAGCAGCCTTTGAGATCAGCATCAAAACTCTTAGGACTGAAATTAAAAACTCTGTGACAAACAAGTTGACAGCAGCtattgattttcaaaagggaATGAAGAAAGTACATGATGCCTATGGGAAGCATAAAGCAATATTAGAGGAAAGAGTATTAAAATTGCTTGGAGACTGCAGGAAAATAAATGAGGGTTTACCTGAGGAGCAGCTAAAAAAGGAATTTGAAAAGATGTGGGAAGAGACAGTGAAGGGACTGGACTTCAAAGATTTAGAGAAGCGAGACATTGTAGGCGATGTTTATAATCAAttgagaaaacaattaaaaacacatgcaGTTTCAGTTAACATGGTGTTAAATGAGGCCACAGATTTGACTGAATATGGAAAAACACACTTTAATGTAACTGACGGTCATTTTGATCGTGCATGGTACAAAAAACACCTCTCCGATAACATGCGCTTGTCAACACACCCCAAAGAGGAAGCAGAGGCGTGGGTGAAATCTATAACAGAACAGTGCACAGAGTTTGTATCACACAAAAAAAGCAGTAAAACTGACTACCATGAGACCTACACCAGAGAGCTGTTAGAAATGCTAGATGTCAAGCTGAAGGAAATTAAGAAGCTGAATACCAACACCCAGTTTGAGGTTGATCTGAAGCTGCACATCTGTGGGTTTGCTGCCAGGGAATTCCAACAGATGCACGAAGATTTCATTGTAGTCAATGACCCCCGGAAACATCTGGAAAACTCTAGGCAGCAGTACTGTTCTGACTTCACAGATCTTTACCATGAGAAGGATCAGAGCCGAAAGAAGGCTGAAGAATTCACTGAGCGCTGCCTCAAGCCTGCAGTGAGGGAGTACATCAACAAAGCCCTTGGGATAGATATTCAGGATGAAATGCTGACTGGTGCAGACTCTGTGAAATACAGCACACGGTCATATTTCCAGCATTCAATTTTGAGAGAGTTCCTGGaggaaaatcattttaaaaatttttatttttactgtacagACTATGAAGGTTTTGTCAAGGGATGGATATTGAATCGTATTATTGATCAGTTTTCAAACAGCAAAGCCCTTTCAGATTTAGAAGTCAAACGTTTTGaagtaataacaaaaaaaatacaaggagccattgaaaaggaaaaaaataagactTTAACAAAGAGTGAAACCATTTTTATGTTTGTTAAAAACATCTGCAGTAATTTAAACAGTGATATTGTGATTTCCACAGACAATCTTGGATTAACACTTATCCAGGACAGCGCAAACACAGACGAGTTCACTGGGTATCTTCAAGGTTGTGTGAATGACATGAAGAACTCTCTAAGTGCAGAATTTTCTCAAGGGTGTGATATCAAAAAGAAGCTTAACAGCCTACCATTCAAGCCGCAGGACGAGCTGTTCAAGAGGGTGTTTggttgtggaaagcagtgtcCGTTCTGCAAGGTCCCCTGTGAGGCAGGAGGCCAGGACCACAAAGAACACCATGCATCAGTGCATCGACCAAAAGGGCTGGGTATGTACAAATATGAAAGATCTGGAAAACTAGTTGAGACCATATGCACCTCTGATGTATACAGTGAAAGTACATTCCAGAATAGTGACACAGAGTGGAAGTTTCATCCCTGTAAAGACTATCGGAAATTTTACCCTGACTGGAACATTGCCCCGGATCCCAGTATTGAAGCCTCTGACTACTGGAAGTACGTGCTGACTACATTTAATGAAGAATTTGCAGAGGTGTATGAGGCAAAGCCTGCTGATGCCCCTGCGGAATGGAGAAACATAACAAAGGAACGAGCAGTGAAGAGTATAAATGAGGTGTATAACATGAAGTAA